The Chlorocebus sabaeus isolate Y175 chromosome 9, mChlSab1.0.hap1, whole genome shotgun sequence genome includes a window with the following:
- the ATP5MK gene encoding ATP synthase membrane subunit K, mitochondrial yields the protein MAGPESDAQYQFTGIKKYFNSYTLTGRRNCVLATYGSIALIVLYFKLRSKKTPAVKAT from the exons atgGCAGGTCCAGAAAGTGATGCGCAATACCAGTTCACtggtattaaaaaatatttcaactcTTATACTCTCACAGGTAGAAGGAAT tgtGTACTGGCCACATATGGAAGCATTGCTTTGATTGTCTTATATTTCAAGTTAAGGTCCAAAAAAACTCCAGCTGTGAAAGCAACATAA